In bacterium, a single window of DNA contains:
- a CDS encoding acetyl-CoA carboxylase carboxyltransferase subunit alpha, translated as MSNEIIWLDFEKPIAELEHKLEEARNQHNLDEVRELETKLESVKREVYANLTPWQRVKLARHPKRPYSLDYIKLMLTDFIEFHGDRRFADDKAIVAGPAKLEDTAIMVIAQQKGRDMKENVRRNFGMMHPEGYRKALRLMQLAEKFSMPVLCIIDTPGAFPGIGAEERGISEAIALNLREMASLKTPIVAVVIGEGGSGGALGIGVANIVLMLENAYYSVISPEGAAAILWRDAAKAPQAAEALKITAQHLLQLGVIDEIVPEPLGGAHRDYETTAATLKQYLIKHFNQLADLSTDQLIEQRYQKFRNMGKFIE; from the coding sequence ATGAGTAATGAAATCATCTGGTTAGATTTTGAGAAACCCATTGCAGAATTAGAACACAAACTTGAAGAAGCGCGGAACCAGCATAATTTGGATGAAGTCAGGGAATTAGAAACGAAACTAGAATCAGTTAAACGGGAAGTGTATGCGAATTTAACCCCATGGCAGCGGGTTAAACTTGCGCGACATCCGAAACGACCGTATTCGCTGGATTATATTAAATTAATGTTAACCGATTTCATTGAATTCCATGGCGACCGCAGGTTCGCTGATGATAAAGCAATCGTTGCTGGACCTGCGAAACTTGAAGATACTGCGATTATGGTTATCGCTCAGCAAAAAGGGAGAGATATGAAAGAGAATGTCCGGCGTAATTTTGGTATGATGCATCCTGAAGGATATCGGAAAGCGTTACGGTTGATGCAACTTGCCGAAAAATTCTCGATGCCAGTGTTATGTATTATAGATACTCCTGGTGCGTTTCCGGGTATTGGTGCGGAAGAACGGGGGATATCCGAAGCGATAGCGTTAAACCTGCGGGAAATGGCATCGTTAAAAACGCCGATTGTAGCGGTGGTTATCGGAGAAGGAGGAAGTGGTGGTGCGCTTGGAATTGGCGTTGCGAATATCGTCTTAATGCTAGAAAATGCGTATTATTCGGTTATTTCACCGGAAGGAGCAGCGGCGATATTATGGCGCGATGCTGCGAAAGCACCGCAAGCTGCAGAAGCATTAAAAATCACTGCCCAGCATTTATTGCAACTCGGGGTGATTGACGAAATTGTTCCTGAACCGCTTGGCGGTGCGCATCGAGATTACGAAACTACTGCCGCGACGTTAAAACAATATCTCATCAAACATTTCAACCAGCTTGCCGACCTTTCAACCGACCAGCTTATCGAACAGCGATATCAGAAGTTCCGCAACATGGGAAAGTTTATTGAGTAA
- a CDS encoding sugar phosphate isomerase/epimerase produces the protein MSLYALSTSWNANRHDNGIALIHEIQQAGFNHIEAEYRLSAEMLTDLISLHKKNEINIVSIHNFCPVPDILKREQGSGDALLLTSLDEDERKLAVKYSKKTIEIAVELGGIPVVFHTGYIQVQGRHRSTHHLVELIKQNKTNERDQAYREMQITRQKYIAPHFDQLLRSLDELNEFGFRYGIKLGIENRYHFYDIPNFAELAVIFTTFAGGSIGYWHDVGHGQMFEFLGINKHTEFLDTYADKMIGIHLHDMVDDQDHQAPGKGNIDFSMVAKYLKPDTVRVLEVHPPAPATELRDSIEVLRIAGI, from the coding sequence ATGTCTCTCTATGCTCTTTCAACCAGTTGGAATGCTAATCGGCATGATAATGGTATCGCGTTAATTCACGAGATACAGCAAGCTGGATTTAACCATATCGAAGCAGAATATCGATTATCAGCGGAGATGCTTACCGACCTAATTTCATTGCATAAAAAGAATGAAATTAACATCGTGAGTATCCATAATTTCTGCCCGGTACCGGATATCCTAAAACGTGAACAGGGTAGTGGTGATGCGTTATTATTAACTTCACTCGATGAAGATGAACGGAAACTAGCGGTTAAATATTCCAAAAAAACTATCGAGATAGCAGTTGAATTAGGCGGGATTCCGGTAGTATTCCATACCGGATATATTCAGGTTCAAGGGCGGCATCGGTCAACCCATCATCTCGTTGAATTGATTAAACAGAATAAAACCAATGAACGAGACCAAGCATATCGAGAGATGCAAATTACCCGGCAGAAATATATCGCGCCGCATTTCGACCAGTTATTACGCAGTCTGGATGAACTGAACGAATTCGGATTCCGTTATGGTATCAAACTCGGAATTGAGAACCGATACCATTTTTATGATATCCCTAATTTTGCGGAATTAGCGGTTATTTTTACCACATTCGCTGGCGGCAGTATCGGATATTGGCATGATGTTGGCCATGGGCAGATGTTCGAGTTTCTTGGGATAAATAAGCATACCGAATTCCTCGATACTTATGCGGATAAAATGATAGGAATCCATCTCCATGATATGGTTGACGACCAAGACCATCAAGCGCCTGGGAAAGGGAACATCGATTTCTCGATGGTCGCAAAATATCTTAAACCGGATACCGTTCGGGTTCTCGAAGTCCATCCACCGGCTCCTGCAACAGAGCTTCGAGATAGTATAGAAGTATTAAGAATAGCTGGGATTTAA
- a CDS encoding AAC(3) family N-acetyltransferase — MITKSDIINGLQNLGLQQGSIALVHSSLRSFGYVDGGAETVIDALLESVGETGTIIVPTLTGNAQQNAIIPPVFDPINTPCWTGMIPETFRHRKQAVRSLHPTHSVAAIGNYAEYVTRNHETCETPCAMDSPYGKLVKLGGYILLIGCMHNSSTLLHLVEEIANSPYHLLPEPVDAQLIRSDGTTQIIRCRIHRWGWERDFNKIDSLLSDANIMHIGKIGKSTVRLIAARPMVELVLRELESDPLYLLTLEAKKKWIALSKST; from the coding sequence GTGATTACAAAATCTGATATTATCAACGGACTACAGAATTTAGGACTTCAGCAAGGAAGTATTGCGTTAGTGCATAGTTCATTACGCAGTTTCGGATATGTTGACGGTGGAGCAGAAACGGTAATTGATGCATTGTTAGAGTCAGTTGGAGAAACAGGCACAATTATAGTTCCGACGTTGACCGGTAATGCGCAACAGAATGCGATAATCCCGCCGGTATTTGACCCGATAAATACTCCCTGCTGGACTGGGATGATTCCGGAAACATTTCGGCATCGAAAACAAGCGGTTCGAAGTCTGCATCCAACCCATTCAGTTGCTGCGATCGGCAACTATGCGGAATATGTAACCCGGAACCATGAAACCTGCGAAACGCCATGCGCTATGGATTCACCATACGGTAAACTGGTTAAACTAGGCGGGTATATTCTCCTCATCGGATGTATGCATAATTCCAGTACACTATTACATCTGGTTGAAGAAATAGCGAATAGTCCGTATCATCTCTTGCCGGAACCGGTTGATGCGCAACTCATTCGATCTGATGGAACCACGCAAATTATCCGCTGTCGGATCCATCGCTGGGGTTGGGAACGCGATTTTAATAAAATCGATTCGCTCCTATCAGATGCGAATATTATGCACATCGGAAAAATCGGGAAATCAACGGTTCGATTAATTGCCGCTAGACCGATGGTCGAACTGGTTCTACGCGAGCTTGAATCCGACCCGCTATACTTGTTAACGCTAGAAGCGAAAAAGAAATGGATTGCATTATCGAAATCCACATGA
- a CDS encoding family 10 glycosylhydrolase — MKFKQDVIATVIIILGWYTISFGTDFIIDDGDLGYTEVGTWTVTSAYPGYYGTTYRYGSQNATNTTRSATWRPTIDTAGNYEVFTWYVAGSNRSSTAQYIIGYAGGTNIVTISQRENGSQWYSLGTYPFTSGTTGYLMLTNYSNPTTGLVIADAAKFAYQPPMPTQPNEFRALWVDAWHDGIKTPAQTDALINTLRSNHYNAVIVQVRLRGNAYYRNSPYEPPATDLTAGYDGLADLIAKAHDTSGGKRYLEVHAAFATYPIWASSIATTGTPKHPYLAHPEWASRDTAGNIFSGSNVWFDPGVPEVQQHTFNVVYHVATAYNVDGIQLDLVRYPGVEWGYNTVAVARFNEEYGRTGQPSATDNTWRAWRRRQVTQLVKKIYASIIAVKPWVKVSAATISWGNTGTSGYLDAYNNEFQEWCEWMKNHYLDFNGNMAYDDTFSVWSSKCVFALDSAYGRHVYKILGAYMNAIDSTLAQASSLRVYQTARGLPLGVSFYSYAETNNEGKSASEFQSAVKSHLFYSAVSTPIMAWKTAPTKGYVIGTVTLGISTVDRATVSLKQGLTTVAVTSTDGTGFYAFFDITPGSNYTVTAAKSSYMKTSPSLSVSAGNVTTLNFNLLSTTKVEEWNELK; from the coding sequence ATGAAATTCAAGCAAGATGTTATAGCAACAGTAATAATCATCCTGGGTTGGTATACCATTTCGTTCGGAACAGATTTTATTATTGATGACGGTGACCTAGGATATACCGAAGTCGGGACTTGGACGGTTACCAGTGCATACCCCGGATATTACGGGACGACATATCGTTACGGAAGTCAGAATGCAACCAATACTACCCGTAGTGCAACGTGGCGACCAACGATTGATACCGCTGGGAATTATGAAGTATTCACCTGGTATGTTGCTGGATCGAATCGGTCGAGTACAGCGCAATATATTATTGGTTACGCTGGTGGAACCAATATTGTTACGATAAGTCAGCGAGAGAACGGTAGTCAATGGTATAGTCTCGGGACATATCCGTTTACTTCAGGAACAACAGGATATTTAATGCTAACTAATTATTCCAATCCGACTACCGGGTTAGTTATCGCGGATGCTGCGAAATTCGCATACCAGCCGCCGATGCCAACGCAACCGAACGAATTCCGGGCATTATGGGTAGATGCATGGCATGATGGGATTAAAACGCCAGCGCAAACCGATGCGTTAATTAACACGTTACGGTCGAATCATTATAATGCGGTAATCGTTCAAGTTCGGTTACGTGGAAATGCATATTATCGGAATTCACCGTATGAACCGCCAGCAACAGATTTAACCGCTGGATATGACGGTTTAGCGGATTTGATTGCAAAAGCGCATGATACTTCCGGCGGGAAACGGTATCTTGAAGTCCATGCCGCGTTTGCTACCTATCCGATTTGGGCGTCCAGTATTGCTACGACTGGAACTCCGAAACATCCGTATCTAGCGCATCCGGAATGGGCAAGTCGCGATACCGCTGGAAATATCTTTTCAGGTAGTAACGTTTGGTTCGATCCCGGAGTACCCGAAGTACAACAGCATACGTTCAACGTAGTATATCACGTTGCAACGGCATATAATGTTGATGGCATCCAGTTAGATTTAGTTCGCTACCCCGGAGTAGAATGGGGATATAACACCGTTGCGGTCGCCCGGTTTAATGAAGAATATGGTCGAACCGGTCAGCCATCCGCTACGGATAATACCTGGCGGGCATGGCGACGTCGGCAGGTGACCCAGCTAGTAAAAAAGATTTATGCGAGTATTATTGCGGTTAAACCGTGGGTGAAAGTTTCCGCAGCAACTATCTCTTGGGGGAACACCGGAACCAGTGGATATCTTGATGCGTATAATAATGAATTTCAGGAATGGTGTGAATGGATGAAAAACCATTATCTCGATTTTAATGGAAATATGGCGTATGACGATACATTCAGTGTTTGGTCGAGTAAATGCGTATTTGCACTCGATTCGGCATACGGTCGGCATGTATATAAAATTCTTGGTGCGTATATGAATGCGATTGATAGTACGCTCGCGCAAGCGTCATCGTTACGGGTATATCAAACCGCACGCGGATTACCGCTTGGTGTAAGTTTTTATTCGTATGCTGAAACAAATAACGAAGGGAAATCCGCAAGCGAATTTCAATCTGCGGTGAAATCGCATTTGTTTTACTCCGCAGTCTCGACTCCGATAATGGCATGGAAAACTGCTCCGACGAAAGGATATGTTATAGGAACGGTTACGCTTGGAATCAGCACGGTTGACCGAGCGACGGTATCCTTGAAACAAGGGTTAACTACCGTTGCGGTGACATCAACTGATGGAACCGGATTCTATGCATTTTTCGATATCACTCCAGGTAGTAATTATACAGTTACCGCAGCGAAATCGAGTTATATGAAAACAAGTCCTAGTTTAAGTGTTTCTGCTGGAAATGTTACTACGCTGAATTTCAATTTATTATCTACCACTAAAGTTGAAGAGTGGAATGAATTGAAATAA
- a CDS encoding family 10 glycosylhydrolase → MHLKHFLTIIVLSFSQISFSYSVEIVVDNTSTGFSYIGDWTVATVSGDKYGADYRYAISTSSLANATAYAIWRPTIPTTTTYQVWIWYPQGGNRPIDAQYYIYHDAGVSCFYTNQTIHGGQWNLLGTFRFSAGTSGYVKLTNYSKQNGKAVMADGVKFSSFQLPPMRSGGEFRAYWADAWGAGLLTATQCSAMIDTARRYNFNAVLPQVRRRGDVAYQSTFENYFGGLSPSNFDALSTLIQYAHDTSGGKPYIEVHAWMVTYLCATVRQATTDTTRHVYYTHPEWFTRSYTGATASGTSMFLDPGVPDVINYLTDVYLDVVKHYEVDGIHYDYVRYDGAEWGYNSIVSTRFHQEYGYAPPTTSSQAGWSTWCQYRRDAVMALVKKVYAHAMEINPNVKVTGALITWSPAPNPNGSGYSSTAPYSDVFQDWQYWMNQHILDASIPMAYFDDDSYPTTFRNWASFAVNSTYGRHAYIGPGVYLNTTTQTVRQIYYCRETAKAHGIVNYSYRATNDGGVSNTAFYQMMSTQFYSTATHTPSMSWKSQPTTGILKGHVYGSATSPVPYYNGRVVYKSRVVARNESTLSAWTTTTDGTGFYAFIDLPPGNYTITAYTPPGYGHSILQSGKPVFAGLVTTVDLDFVTVPVELSRFELSEVFDNENIAVPRDNNY, encoded by the coding sequence ATGCATCTGAAACATTTTTTAACGATTATTGTTTTGAGTTTTAGTCAGATTAGTTTCAGCTATTCAGTAGAAATAGTGGTTGATAACACTAGCACCGGATTCAGTTACATCGGTGACTGGACGGTTGCTACAGTTTCCGGCGATAAATATGGTGCAGATTACCGGTATGCAATTTCAACGTCAAGTTTAGCAAATGCGACCGCGTATGCTATCTGGCGACCGACGATTCCAACGACAACTACCTATCAGGTTTGGATATGGTATCCACAAGGAGGAAATCGTCCGATTGACGCGCAGTATTATATATACCACGATGCTGGGGTTAGCTGCTTTTATACGAACCAGACGATTCATGGCGGGCAGTGGAATTTACTTGGTACCTTCAGATTTTCAGCAGGGACTTCAGGATACGTTAAACTTACCAACTATTCGAAACAGAATGGCAAAGCGGTTATGGCGGATGGGGTTAAATTCAGTTCGTTTCAATTACCGCCGATGCGTTCTGGTGGCGAATTTCGTGCATACTGGGCAGACGCTTGGGGTGCAGGACTACTTACCGCAACACAATGTTCAGCCATGATTGACACTGCCCGGCGATATAATTTCAATGCAGTTCTGCCGCAGGTTCGTCGTCGTGGTGATGTCGCTTATCAATCGACATTTGAAAATTATTTTGGTGGGTTGAGTCCATCAAATTTTGATGCGTTATCCACATTGATTCAGTATGCACACGATACTTCCGGTGGGAAACCATATATTGAAGTTCATGCGTGGATGGTAACCTATCTTTGTGCGACGGTTCGACAGGCGACAACAGATACGACTCGCCATGTATATTATACCCATCCGGAATGGTTTACGAGAAGTTATACCGGAGCGACCGCTTCTGGAACTTCAATGTTTCTTGACCCAGGGGTTCCGGATGTCATTAACTATTTAACTGATGTATATCTCGATGTCGTGAAACATTATGAGGTTGATGGAATTCATTATGATTATGTTCGGTACGACGGTGCTGAATGGGGATATAATTCGATTGTTAGCACCCGATTCCATCAAGAATACGGCTATGCCCCGCCAACTACGAGTAGTCAAGCTGGTTGGTCAACTTGGTGCCAGTATCGGCGCGATGCGGTCATGGCATTAGTTAAAAAAGTATACGCACATGCGATGGAAATCAATCCGAATGTTAAAGTTACCGGCGCGTTGATTACATGGAGTCCGGCACCAAACCCGAATGGTTCCGGATATTCTAGTACCGCGCCGTATTCCGATGTGTTTCAAGATTGGCAATATTGGATGAACCAGCATATTTTAGATGCTAGTATTCCGATGGCGTATTTTGACGATGATAGTTATCCGACAACATTTCGGAACTGGGCTTCGTTTGCGGTAAACAGCACCTACGGCAGACATGCGTATATCGGTCCTGGGGTGTATCTCAACACTACGACACAAACCGTCCGCCAGATATATTATTGTCGTGAAACCGCTAAAGCGCATGGAATAGTGAACTATTCATATCGTGCAACTAACGATGGTGGCGTTTCAAACACCGCATTTTATCAGATGATGTCAACCCAATTTTATTCGACTGCCACGCATACTCCATCAATGTCATGGAAATCGCAACCGACAACTGGGATTCTGAAAGGTCATGTTTATGGTAGTGCAACCAGTCCTGTTCCATATTATAATGGTCGAGTAGTGTATAAATCGCGAGTGGTTGCACGGAACGAATCAACGTTATCTGCTTGGACAACAACCACGGATGGAACCGGATTTTATGCGTTTATCGATTTACCGCCAGGAAACTATACTATTACCGCATATACTCCTCCAGGTTATGGACATAGTATCCTGCAGTCTGGTAAACCAGTTTTTGCTGGTTTAGTTACCACGGTAGATTTAGATTTTGTTACGGTTCCCGTAGAATTATCCCGGTTTGAGTTGTCTGAAGTTTTCGATAATGAAAATATAGCCGTTCCTCGGGATAATAACTACTAA
- a CDS encoding family 10 glycosylhydrolase, whose product MQTREIVSKIPPLYLAIIIIILTTFISLTYSGTPELRSLYIYSWGDGTFLNWTEVSTLVNTARTYHFNAIVPEVRKVGDAYYTSLYEPRANNPAVNDPDPTFDALSAMIKLAHDTSGGKKYIEVHAWLVANRIWKGSLSGAPAGHILLTHPEYMMYDSSGATSNSEGFYLDPGIPAVQEHQHNVFMDVVKRYDVDGVVLDYIRYPGNTWSYNTISIARFNKLYNRTGTPTTTDDQFDQFRRDNITALVKKLYANALEIKPKIKISICAIPWGYTTTDFYSSSAYLDVFQDWKLFMEGHFLDYLSPMIYDPDSNPTRAARYRNWNLACMNWSGGRHVYVLQGSYLNSITETYNQLYYSRYTAHTQGLQIYRYGYATKAGGSEDYQLYAYLTTTLFPDYVIPPDMPWKTSPTTGIIKGTVTYGNVGVDGALVMLSSGTTVYEITTTDATGFYAFFNVATSRKYTILADGTHWGYAYAKRSTMNESIMAGQIRNINFNLAYMNSYGAFTVSSDTSRWYFATYGDAISPGILSWGNTFSGQSGIVILTQTGGQKGKLTQIFSVPSSGWYTAIARVATDVTDANKRQKVYLYLQELDNSSTIVATGNVVVQPGNGGFSIASSWRELAISFYAQNTLLAVQFVGINPANSGITSRLYLDYIWVLDGTILPSTPVVINNSSFDAGTTGWMVDIYGDGTGLGSWSQVSSWFGRTGVLKGTQSGGEKAKLSQLFAFANAGYLASGSVWLYSGAGNINDSQKVYLYLYSYDSGYKKIIESGNAVLQPGKWAPNQWRQLQFVYPPLTRYNAVQVVGINPSGNPTQTMYFDTVELNQN is encoded by the coding sequence ATGCAAACACGGGAAATAGTTAGTAAAATTCCTCCCTTGTATCTCGCGATCATAATCATCATTCTAACTACATTCATAAGCCTTACTTACAGTGGAACACCGGAACTGCGGTCGTTATATATTTATAGTTGGGGTGACGGAACATTCTTAAACTGGACAGAAGTTTCGACTCTGGTTAATACCGCTCGAACCTATCATTTTAATGCTATTGTTCCCGAAGTGCGGAAAGTAGGTGATGCATACTATACGTCATTATACGAACCAAGAGCGAATAATCCGGCGGTGAACGATCCTGACCCGACGTTCGATGCATTATCGGCAATGATTAAACTTGCCCACGATACTTCCGGCGGGAAGAAGTATATCGAAGTGCATGCGTGGCTGGTTGCGAACCGTATCTGGAAAGGGTCGTTATCCGGCGCACCTGCTGGCCATATTCTCTTAACACATCCGGAATATATGATGTATGATAGTAGCGGAGCAACATCTAATTCTGAAGGGTTTTATCTTGACCCAGGGATTCCTGCAGTTCAGGAACATCAGCATAACGTTTTTATGGATGTCGTTAAACGCTATGATGTCGATGGGGTAGTACTCGATTATATCCGTTATCCTGGGAATACCTGGAGCTATAATACGATTAGTATCGCGCGGTTTAATAAACTCTATAATCGAACCGGTACTCCGACAACAACGGATGACCAATTCGACCAATTCCGTCGCGATAATATTACTGCGCTAGTAAAAAAACTTTACGCCAATGCACTCGAAATAAAACCGAAAATTAAAATATCTATCTGTGCCATTCCTTGGGGATATACGACTACGGATTTCTATAGTTCATCCGCGTATCTCGATGTATTCCAAGACTGGAAATTGTTTATGGAAGGGCATTTTCTCGATTATTTATCCCCGATGATATACGACCCAGATTCTAACCCGACACGAGCAGCGCGATATCGAAACTGGAATTTAGCGTGTATGAATTGGAGTGGTGGCCGGCATGTATATGTTCTACAGGGGAGTTATCTCAATTCAATTACCGAAACTTATAACCAACTTTATTATTCGCGATATACTGCACATACGCAAGGACTGCAGATATACCGATACGGTTATGCAACAAAAGCTGGCGGTAGTGAAGATTATCAGTTATATGCCTATTTAACCACAACGTTATTCCCAGATTATGTTATCCCACCAGATATGCCGTGGAAAACATCGCCGACAACTGGGATTATTAAAGGGACGGTAACCTATGGTAATGTTGGGGTTGATGGAGCGCTCGTAATGTTATCTTCCGGAACGACAGTATATGAGATAACCACGACGGATGCGACCGGGTTCTACGCCTTTTTCAATGTAGCTACTTCCCGGAAATATACCATTCTCGCTGACGGTACCCACTGGGGATATGCCTATGCAAAACGGAGTACAATGAACGAATCGATTATGGCTGGTCAGATTCGGAATATCAATTTTAATCTCGCGTATATGAACAGTTACGGTGCGTTTACGGTTAGTAGTGATACCAGCAGATGGTATTTCGCGACGTATGGGGATGCGATTTCTCCCGGCATCCTTTCTTGGGGCAATACGTTTAGCGGTCAATCTGGCATCGTGATCCTTACGCAAACCGGAGGGCAAAAAGGGAAACTAACCCAAATTTTTTCTGTACCAAGTTCAGGATGGTATACTGCAATCGCTCGAGTAGCTACAGATGTTACGGATGCAAATAAACGACAGAAAGTATATCTCTATCTACAGGAGTTAGATAATTCATCGACAATCGTTGCGACTGGAAATGTTGTAGTTCAACCAGGGAACGGTGGGTTTAGTATAGCGAGTTCATGGCGAGAATTAGCGATATCTTTTTATGCACAGAATACGTTATTAGCGGTGCAATTTGTTGGAATAAATCCGGCAAATAGTGGTATTACCAGTAGATTGTATCTCGATTATATCTGGGTTCTAGATGGAACAATACTTCCTTCAACCCCGGTAGTTATTAATAATAGTAGTTTCGATGCAGGTACAACCGGCTGGATGGTGGATATCTACGGTGATGGAACCGGGCTTGGGAGTTGGAGTCAAGTCAGTTCATGGTTCGGGCGTACTGGCGTGTTGAAAGGAACACAATCTGGTGGTGAAAAGGCGAAATTGAGTCAGTTATTTGCATTCGCAAATGCTGGATATCTAGCTTCCGGTTCGGTTTGGCTCTATAGTGGAGCGGGGAACATCAATGATAGTCAGAAAGTTTATTTATATCTCTATAGTTACGATAGCGGGTATAAAAAAATTATTGAAAGTGGAAATGCGGTACTGCAACCGGGGAAATGGGCGCCGAATCAATGGCGACAATTACAGTTCGTTTATCCGCCATTAACCAGATATAATGCGGTGCAGGTGGTTGGGATTAATCCGAGTGGTAATCCAACCCAGACTATGTATTTCGATACAGTCGAACTGAATCAAAACTAG
- the hisD gene encoding histidinol dehydrogenase, with product MRILNYSVTKERNWLLQLLRPRRSVDDTTIRTVQRIINDVRREKDIALIKYTKRFDGAQLTPGTLRVTTKELNLCYENVTGQFIRATEFAIKNITAFHKKQLRHTWSYKPQPGIELGQIFQPIENIGVYVPGGTAPLVSSLLMCVIPAQVAGCSRIAVTTPPDKFGNINPFLLVAADLLRLDEIYKVGGAQAIAALAYGTETIPAVDKIVGPGNKYVTIAKKLVFGTVDIDSLAGPSEIMIIADETADAKYIAADMLSQAEHQFDSRAVLVTDSAELAESVKVQLRRTVRKLNRSKYALHSLQYYSGIAVVLNLEQAVELANYMAPEHLEIMTREPEKLLAKIKHAGAIFLGKYTPEPIGDYIAGPNHVLPTGGTARFSSGLNVDEFLKRSNYMKYSKEALRNSAKYALELAEIEGLDAHAKSIQIRLQELIQ from the coding sequence ATGCGGATATTAAATTATTCGGTCACTAAAGAGCGCAACTGGTTATTGCAATTGTTACGGCCACGCCGTTCGGTTGACGATACCACAATACGGACAGTCCAGCGGATTATTAACGATGTGCGGCGAGAGAAAGATATCGCGCTGATTAAATATACCAAACGGTTCGATGGTGCGCAATTAACTCCAGGGACACTTCGGGTTACTACCAAAGAGCTCAATCTTTGCTATGAAAATGTTACCGGTCAATTTATTCGGGCAACCGAGTTTGCGATAAAAAATATCACTGCGTTCCATAAAAAACAACTTCGCCATACGTGGTCGTACAAACCGCAACCTGGTATAGAACTCGGTCAAATATTTCAGCCGATAGAAAATATCGGCGTATATGTTCCTGGCGGCACCGCGCCGCTCGTTTCGAGTCTACTCATGTGTGTTATCCCAGCACAGGTAGCCGGTTGTTCCCGGATAGCGGTGACAACCCCGCCGGATAAATTCGGGAATATTAATCCGTTTCTGTTAGTAGCAGCGGATTTACTTCGTTTAGATGAAATTTATAAAGTTGGCGGAGCGCAAGCTATAGCTGCCCTTGCTTATGGAACAGAAACAATTCCCGCAGTTGATAAAATTGTTGGACCTGGGAATAAATATGTTACCATCGCTAAAAAGCTGGTGTTCGGTACGGTTGATATTGATTCTCTAGCAGGACCGAGCGAAATTATGATTATCGCTGATGAAACCGCTGATGCGAAATATATTGCTGCGGACATGCTTTCGCAGGCGGAACATCAGTTTGATTCCCGTGCCGTTCTGGTTACTGATTCTGCAGAACTAGCGGAATCAGTTAAAGTCCAACTCCGTCGGACAGTCCGAAAATTAAATCGGTCGAAATATGCGTTACATTCGTTACAGTATTATAGTGGTATAGCGGTGGTATTGAATTTAGAACAAGCGGTTGAATTAGCCAACTATATGGCACCGGAACATCTAGAGATTATGACTCGAGAACCAGAAAAACTATTGGCGAAAATAAAACATGCCGGTGCGATTTTCCTAGGGAAATATACTCCGGAACCAATTGGGGATTATATCGCCGGACCGAACCATGTTTTACCAACAGGTGGAACTGCGCGGTTTTCGTCCGGTTTGAATGTAGATGAATTCCTGAAACGGTCGAATTATATGAAATATTCGAAAGAAGCGCTCCGGAATAGCGCGAAATATGCACTCGAATTAGCTGAAATTGAAGGATTAGATGCGCATGCGAAAAGTATCCAAATCCGGTTACAAGAATTGATTCAATAG